Part of the uncultured Fusobacterium sp. genome, TAAAACAAATATTATTCTACCACCATCAAGTGCAGGAAGAGGAAGTAAATTCAAAATTCCTACATTGACAGAAAGAAGTGCTGTTAACCAAGCAACAATTCCTATTCCCTCTTTTGAAGCTTCTCCAACAACTTTTATTATTCCTATTGGTCCACTTATCTCTTCACTTTTTACTTTTCCGCTTATTATCATTTTTAATCCATCTAAAGTATCTACCATTATCTTTTTTAATCCTAAAAAACTAGCTTTTAGAGCTTCTCCAAAAGTAAACTTCTCTATATGATAATCAGGTAAAATTCCAAGTATATATCTTTTTGTTTCTGGTTCATAAGTTAGTTTCAAATCTATATCTTTTGTTTCATTTTTTCTTTCAATAACAAGTTTTATCTCATCTTTTCTTTCTAATCCACTTATAGTTTTACCTATATCTTCCCAGCTATTAATATTTACTCCATTTATTGATAAAATCCTATCTTTAGGTAATAAAACTTTGCTTCCATTACTATTTTCTAAAATATGTCCTATTACTGCTTCCTTATTTTGAACAGCTTTTCCACTTACATTAAGCATAATAAAAATAATAGAAAAAGCAAGTAAAAAATTCATAAATACTCCAGCAAATAGTACTATCAATCTAGCAAAAGGAGATTTACTATTAAAACCATCCTCTACTTTACTATCAACTTCCATTCCTTCTATATTTACAAATCCGCCTAATGGAATTGCTCTAAAAGAGTATGTTGTATTTATTGTATCATATGAGTATACTTGAGGTCCCATTCCTATTGAAAATTCACTTACAGGCATTTTAAAAAACTTTGCTGTAACAAAATGTCCTAGTTCATGAATAAATATAATTATTCCTAGTACAATTATTGCTGCTATTATGTTCATCTATTTCCTCCATTATAAAACTACTTTCTCTACAAGAGAAAAAACCTCTTCTCCTATCTCTTCAATAGTTTTTATTCTCTCTCCATCACTGCATTTTATCTCTTTCCAGTTATATGTATTAGCTATTTTACAAGCATTTACATGAGATTCCTTTAAATATTCCTTATCTCTTTCGTGAATATCTTTTTTCTCCTCTCCAGTTATCTTATTTTTTCTCTCTGCCATTAATTTTACTGCCATCTCAGTTGGCATATTTAAAAATATTACTAAATCTGGACGAGGTATACCCATCTTTTCATACTCTAAATCTTCTAACCAATTTAAATATTGTTTCTTTTCATCTAAATCTTTAATTTTAGAAGCTTGATGTACCATATTAGAAGTTACATATCTATCAGTAACTATTATTCCATCTTCATTATAGAATTTTTCCCAATCTGTTTTAAATGAAGCATATCTATCTATTGCATACATTGTAGATACAGGATATGGATTTACCTTCATTGCATCTTCTCCAAATGCTCCTGACAAATACATTTTTACTGGCTCACAAGCTGGACTATCATAATTGGGAAAAGATATTTTTTTAACTTTTAACCCTTTCTCCTCTAACTTTTCAAATAATCTCTTAGTTTGTGTTTCTTTTCCACTTGAATCTGTTCCCTCTATAACTATAAGTTTTCCCATTTTTACTCCTCTTTCTCTCCATATTCACTATATACCCATTCTCTTGTCTCTCTATCTACACTTTTAACAGTTTCAACACTATCTATCTCTATAGGGATATGTCTTTCCATAGCTTTTTCTATTATCTCATATATTGTTAAGAATCCTATTTTTCCTTTCATAAACAATTCTACTGCCACTTCATTTGCTGCATTAAATACTGCTGGCATAGATTTTCCTCTTCTCCCTGCTCTATATGCAAGTTCTACTCCTTTAAAAGTTTTATTGTCTACCTTTTCAAAAGTCAATGTTGATGCTTTTGTAAAATCAAGAGGCTCAAAAACTCTGTTTGCTTCTCTCTCTGGATATGTAAAAGCATATTGAATAGGAAGTTTCATATCTGGTGCCCCTAGTTGTGCTATTACAGCTCTATCTTTAAACTCTACCATAGAGTGAATTATACTTTGAGGATGAACTAAAACTTCTATATTATCATAATCTACTCCAAAAAGTTCATGAGCTTCTATAACTTCTAATCCTTTATTTACTAATGATGATGAATCTATAGTTATCTTTTTACCCATAGACCAGTTAGGATGTTTAAGTGCATCTTCTACCTTTACATTCTTTAACTCTTCTACACTTTTACCTCTAAAAGTTCCACCACTAGCAGTAATTATAAGCTTATTTACCTCATTTTTTCTTCCAACTAACATAGATTGAAATATTGCTGAATGCTCACTATCTACTGGTACTATCTCTGCTTTTGGATACTCTTTTAAAAGTTTATTTATATATCCTCCAGCTGCAACCATTGTTTCTTTATTAGCAAGAGCTATTCTCTTTTCATTTTTTATTCCTGCCACTGTTGCCTCTATTCCTATAGCTCCACTTACAGCTGTTAAAAGAATATCATAATCTTTTAGGTTAGCTAATTCTGTCAATCCACTATCTCCTAAGAATAGCTTTACTTCTGGAAACTCTTTAGCTATTTCTAAGTATCCCTCTTCAGTCCCTACACAAACATATTTAGGAGAAAACTCTTTTATCTGCTCAATTAATAGTTTATGATTTCTATTTCCACTTAAAGCTACTACTTGAAACTTTCCATTACTATTTCTTATTACATCTAATGCACTTGTCCCTATACTTC contains:
- a CDS encoding RIP metalloprotease, which encodes MNIIAAIIVLGIIIFIHELGHFVTAKFFKMPVSEFSIGMGPQVYSYDTINTTYSFRAIPLGGFVNIEGMEVDSKVEDGFNSKSPFARLIVLFAGVFMNFLLAFSIIFIMLNVSGKAVQNKEAVIGHILENSNGSKVLLPKDRILSINGVNINSWEDIGKTISGLERKDEIKLVIERKNETKDIDLKLTYEPETKRYILGILPDYHIEKFTFGEALKASFLGLKKIMVDTLDGLKMIISGKVKSEEISGPIGIIKVVGEASKEGIGIVAWLTALLSVNVGILNLLPLPALDGGRIIFVLLELVGIKVNKKTEERIHAAGMMLLFGLFIYISANDIFNLTK
- a CDS encoding thymidylate kinase — its product is MGKLIVIEGTDSSGKETQTKRLFEKLEEKGLKVKKISFPNYDSPACEPVKMYLSGAFGEDAMKVNPYPVSTMYAIDRYASFKTDWEKFYNEDGIIVTDRYVTSNMVHQASKIKDLDEKKQYLNWLEDLEYEKMGIPRPDLVIFLNMPTEMAVKLMAERKNKITGEEKKDIHERDKEYLKESHVNACKIANTYNWKEIKCSDGERIKTIEEIGEEVFSLVEKVVL
- the dxr gene encoding 1-deoxy-D-xylulose-5-phosphate reductoisomerase produces the protein MKKIVVLGSTGSIGTSALDVIRNSNGKFQVVALSGNRNHKLLIEQIKEFSPKYVCVGTEEGYLEIAKEFPEVKLFLGDSGLTELANLKDYDILLTAVSGAIGIEATVAGIKNEKRIALANKETMVAAGGYINKLLKEYPKAEIVPVDSEHSAIFQSMLVGRKNEVNKLIITASGGTFRGKSVEELKNVKVEDALKHPNWSMGKKITIDSSSLVNKGLEVIEAHELFGVDYDNIEVLVHPQSIIHSMVEFKDRAVIAQLGAPDMKLPIQYAFTYPEREANRVFEPLDFTKASTLTFEKVDNKTFKGVELAYRAGRRGKSMPAVFNAANEVAVELFMKGKIGFLTIYEIIEKAMERHIPIEIDSVETVKSVDRETREWVYSEYGEKEE